A genome region from Christensenella minuta includes the following:
- a CDS encoding 2-hydroxyacyl-CoA dehydratase: MTEYKLGLDIGSTTIKIVLIDEKDNILFERYRRHFSDVRGELLNLFKEIAQECGTYTVTSAITGSGGLSVAKILGLPFIQEVVAGARATQKYIPQADVVLELGGEDAKITYMKPSLEQRMNGTCAGGTGAFIDQMATLLNTDPMGLNGFAKTYHTIYPIAARCGVFAKTDVQPLINEGAAKDDIAASIFQSVVNQTISGLACGRPIRGNVAFLGGPLHYLTELRKRFIETLNLKDEAIIHPENSHLFVALGAALMAEGTEFQISELPGMLEHAGEGEHETRRLRSLFENQEEYDEFQKRHAQKNAVRADLKDAEGACYLGLDAGSTTIKAVLIDDQSRMLYSHYHSNDGSPLDSAVEIVRDIYHKIPGKAYIAGACVTGYGEAIIKEALKLDLGEIETMAHYKAAEFFNKDVDLIIDIGGQDMKCLRIKNGVVDGIMLNEACSSGCGSFLQTFAFSLGIPIQEFAQEALKAQNPVDLGTRCTVFMNSRVKQAQKEGATVGDISAGLSYSVVKNALYKVIKVKDPQDLGKNIVVQGGTFKNDAILRSFELELGREVVRPDIAELMGAFGAALLAKKEMKGKRSAILSSEELDRFTYKGSFARCGKCENRCMLTITTFEDGRKFVSGNRCEKGSGIVRKNDMPNLFDYKLKRVFDYESLSEEEASNGTVGIPRALNIYENYPFWHTMFTKLGFRVVLSDPSSHSMFQKGMETISSDTVCYPAKLIHGHIENLAEKGVKRIFYPCVPFERKEFDNTNNHYNCPIVTSYPEVIKNNMDVLHEQGIEFINFFVALDEPEFMPQKIMKEFGKYGITEHQAQEAAEAAYAALDAFKQDMRDQGEKTIKWLEETGNTGIVLAGRPYHVDAEINHGIPSLITSYGLAVLTEDSVAHLGHLERPVRVMDQWAFHTRLYEAAAAVGRYDCLQLVQLNSFGCGLDAITSDQVQEIITAAGKIYTLLKIDEISNLGAAKIRIRSLIAALKEQREEQAGKSKPERKDAVWHRRIFTKEMREKGTIVCPQMAPLQFQFLKQAFDPTGYHFKVLTEVTKEDIDVGLKYVNNDACYPTIIVVGQLVNAFLTGKLDPDNTVIMLTQTGGGCRASNYLAFLRKALKEAGFPQVVVVSINFSGLEKNPGFRFTGGLAMRLLLAIPLGDLLQKLLLATRPYEKNKGETNALFDRWVEKIQDIVEHTRYFGYRKAAKQMVRDFEAIERTGEMKPKVGIVGEILVKYHPDANNHAIDVIENEGGEAVMPALMEFFTYSLYSCKFKHEEMGKSKAVYKAAMFGIWLVNWFRNPIQRALRKSKYYEPYPEISHLAERAEEMISCGNCTGEGWFLTAEMLSLIEEGTPNIICVQPFACLPNHVVGKGMIRGIRNKYPQANIVAVDYDPGASEVNQLNRIKLMIYSAFENLKAQQADKEKKKIL, encoded by the coding sequence ATGACGGAATACAAATTGGGGCTTGATATTGGCTCTACCACAATCAAAATTGTGTTGATTGATGAGAAAGACAATATCTTGTTTGAAAGGTATCGACGTCATTTTTCAGACGTCAGGGGCGAGCTCTTAAATCTGTTCAAGGAAATTGCGCAGGAATGCGGTACATATACAGTAACCTCGGCCATCACAGGTTCCGGGGGGCTTTCTGTTGCCAAAATTTTAGGACTTCCCTTTATTCAGGAAGTGGTCGCGGGAGCACGGGCAACACAGAAATATATCCCGCAGGCCGACGTTGTCCTTGAGCTTGGCGGTGAGGATGCGAAAATTACTTATATGAAGCCGTCGCTCGAACAGCGTATGAACGGAACATGCGCGGGGGGCACGGGAGCTTTTATAGACCAGATGGCGACATTGCTTAACACAGATCCGATGGGATTGAACGGGTTTGCCAAGACCTATCATACGATATATCCGATTGCCGCGCGCTGCGGGGTATTTGCGAAAACGGATGTGCAGCCGCTTATCAACGAAGGAGCGGCCAAGGACGACATAGCCGCCTCAATTTTTCAGTCGGTCGTCAACCAAACCATATCCGGGCTTGCGTGCGGCAGGCCGATCCGGGGCAACGTCGCTTTTCTTGGCGGGCCACTCCATTATTTGACTGAGTTGCGCAAGCGGTTTATTGAAACGCTGAATTTGAAGGATGAAGCGATCATCCATCCGGAAAATTCACATCTTTTTGTTGCGCTTGGCGCTGCGCTGATGGCGGAAGGAACGGAATTCCAAATCAGCGAGCTTCCAGGGATGCTCGAACATGCGGGCGAAGGAGAGCATGAGACGAGGCGGCTGCGTTCGCTGTTTGAAAATCAGGAGGAGTATGACGAGTTTCAGAAGCGGCATGCTCAGAAAAACGCCGTGCGCGCCGACCTGAAAGATGCCGAAGGAGCCTGCTATCTGGGGTTGGATGCCGGGAGCACAACGATTAAAGCGGTTTTAATCGATGATCAAAGTAGGATGCTATATTCCCATTACCATTCCAACGATGGGAGTCCGCTCGATTCCGCAGTGGAAATCGTACGTGATATTTATCATAAAATTCCGGGAAAGGCCTATATTGCGGGTGCATGCGTTACAGGCTACGGAGAGGCAATCATAAAAGAAGCGCTGAAGCTTGATCTCGGCGAGATTGAGACGATGGCGCATTATAAGGCGGCGGAATTTTTTAACAAGGACGTGGACTTAATCATTGATATCGGCGGGCAAGATATGAAATGCCTGCGGATCAAGAATGGCGTTGTAGATGGAATCATGCTGAATGAAGCGTGTTCCTCAGGGTGCGGCAGCTTTCTGCAGACATTTGCTTTTTCATTGGGGATACCCATCCAGGAGTTTGCACAGGAAGCGCTTAAAGCACAGAATCCTGTCGACCTCGGAACGCGTTGCACCGTATTTATGAACAGCCGGGTGAAGCAGGCGCAGAAGGAAGGGGCAACGGTGGGAGATATCTCTGCCGGGCTTTCTTATTCGGTTGTAAAGAACGCACTTTATAAAGTAATCAAGGTCAAGGACCCGCAGGATCTTGGCAAAAATATTGTCGTGCAAGGCGGGACTTTTAAAAATGATGCGATTCTGCGCTCTTTTGAGCTGGAACTCGGCCGGGAAGTCGTTCGTCCGGATATTGCGGAACTCATGGGTGCCTTCGGTGCGGCCCTGCTTGCAAAAAAGGAAATGAAGGGCAAACGATCGGCAATATTATCCAGTGAGGAGCTTGACCGCTTCACGTATAAGGGCAGTTTTGCACGCTGCGGGAAATGCGAGAACAGGTGCATGCTCACGATTACGACCTTTGAGGATGGACGGAAATTTGTTTCCGGAAACCGCTGTGAAAAGGGAAGCGGTATTGTACGCAAAAACGACATGCCGAATCTATTTGACTATAAGCTGAAGCGTGTCTTTGATTATGAGTCTCTGAGCGAGGAGGAAGCGTCTAACGGAACGGTGGGAATTCCACGCGCGCTCAATATCTATGAGAATTATCCGTTCTGGCATACGATGTTTACCAAGCTTGGCTTCCGCGTCGTGCTGTCGGATCCGTCCAGCCATTCCATGTTCCAGAAGGGAATGGAGACGATTTCCTCGGATACTGTCTGCTATCCGGCGAAGCTGATCCATGGACATATCGAGAACCTTGCCGAAAAAGGAGTGAAACGGATATTCTATCCCTGCGTGCCTTTTGAGCGCAAGGAGTTTGACAATACGAACAACCATTATAATTGCCCGATTGTTACATCCTATCCTGAGGTTATCAAGAACAATATGGATGTTCTTCATGAGCAGGGGATTGAGTTTATCAATTTTTTTGTGGCGCTTGATGAACCGGAGTTCATGCCGCAGAAGATTATGAAAGAATTTGGCAAATACGGGATTACGGAACACCAGGCCCAGGAAGCCGCAGAAGCCGCATATGCCGCGCTTGACGCATTTAAGCAGGATATGCGGGACCAGGGCGAAAAGACGATCAAATGGCTCGAGGAAACCGGAAATACGGGCATTGTGCTTGCGGGGCGGCCCTATCATGTAGATGCGGAGATAAACCATGGGATTCCATCGCTTATCACGAGTTATGGGCTCGCCGTATTGACCGAGGACAGCGTTGCCCATTTGGGGCATCTTGAGCGCCCGGTACGGGTGATGGACCAGTGGGCCTTCCACACCCGGCTGTATGAGGCGGCTGCGGCGGTTGGACGCTACGACTGCCTCCAGCTTGTGCAGCTCAATTCATTTGGCTGCGGCCTGGATGCGATTACGTCGGATCAGGTACAGGAGATTATCACGGCGGCAGGGAAAATTTATACTCTGCTTAAAATTGATGAGATCAGCAACCTCGGAGCGGCCAAAATACGGATTCGGTCCCTGATTGCAGCGCTCAAGGAGCAGAGGGAAGAACAGGCTGGGAAATCAAAGCCGGAGCGCAAGGACGCGGTGTGGCACCGCCGCATCTTCACCAAGGAGATGCGGGAGAAAGGGACCATTGTTTGCCCGCAGATGGCTCCGCTCCAATTTCAGTTCCTAAAGCAGGCCTTCGATCCTACGGGTTATCATTTCAAGGTGTTGACAGAAGTGACTAAGGAAGATATTGACGTAGGCCTCAAATACGTGAACAACGACGCATGTTATCCGACGATCATCGTGGTGGGGCAGCTGGTCAATGCGTTTTTGACCGGGAAGCTTGATCCGGATAATACGGTTATTATGCTGACGCAGACAGGCGGCGGCTGCCGTGCATCCAACTATCTGGCCTTTCTGAGAAAGGCGCTGAAAGAAGCGGGATTTCCCCAAGTGGTGGTGGTGTCCATCAACTTCTCTGGGCTGGAGAAAAACCCGGGATTCCGTTTCACGGGCGGTCTTGCGATGCGTCTTTTGCTTGCGATTCCACTGGGTGATCTGTTGCAGAAATTATTGCTGGCGACCCGCCCTTATGAGAAAAACAAGGGGGAGACCAATGCGTTGTTTGACAGGTGGGTCGAGAAAATACAGGATATCGTAGAGCACACGCGCTATTTTGGCTATCGGAAAGCTGCCAAGCAGATGGTCCGGGACTTTGAAGCAATCGAGCGCACCGGTGAAATGAAGCCTAAGGTTGGTATCGTAGGAGAAATCCTTGTGAAATACCATCCCGACGCCAACAATCATGCCATTGATGTGATTGAAAACGAAGGCGGAGAGGCGGTAATGCCCGCATTGATGGAATTTTTTACATACAGCCTATACAGCTGCAAATTCAAGCATGAAGAAATGGGAAAATCCAAAGCGGTCTATAAAGCCGCCATGTTTGGCATCTGGCTGGTCAACTGGTTCCGCAATCCGATTCAGCGTGCGCTTCGGAAAAGCAAATACTACGAGCCATATCCAGAGATAAGCCATCTTGCCGAGCGCGCGGAAGAGATGATTTCCTGCGGCAACTGCACAGGCGAGGGATGGTTCCTGACAGCGGAAATGCTGAGCCTGATCGAAGAAGGAACGCCAAATATTATCTGTGTCCAGCCGTTCGCCTGTCTGCCGAACCATGTGGTAGGAAAGGGAATGATCCGCGGAATCCGCAATAAATATCCTCAGGCAAATATTGTGGCCGTAGACTATGATCCGGGCGCTTCAGAGGTCAACCAGCTTAACCGAATCAAGCTGATGATCTACAGTGCATTTGAAAATTTGAAAGCGCAGCAGGCTGATAAGGAAAAGAAAAAAATATTATGA
- a CDS encoding glycerophosphodiester phosphodiesterase family protein, producing MIGIILVFACMGILFLYFFATAGKPAHSWLKEYDYAHRGLHSPEVPENSIPAFERAIRAGYAIELDVHRSKDGVLMVFHDDDLERMTGASGRIEDLTLAELDCLRLAGTKEGIPTFDQVLQIVDGKAPLLIELKNTGRAGQLEIDVYERLKYYRGHFAIQSFSPYSVRWYYKNAPEIPRGQLSATFEEGAEAIPAWQRWGLRHLITNAMCRPNFINYEKSGVRQHIVKRLRKNGVSVFAWTVRSEEEWNSVQPYIDSLVFEQFEPKGGQHAQ from the coding sequence ATGATTGGGATAATTCTGGTGTTCGCTTGTATGGGTATTCTTTTTCTTTATTTTTTTGCAACCGCGGGGAAACCCGCACATTCCTGGCTGAAAGAATATGACTATGCGCACCGGGGGTTGCATTCGCCGGAAGTACCTGAAAACTCCATTCCCGCGTTTGAACGCGCCATCCGGGCAGGATATGCAATCGAACTGGACGTACACCGCTCAAAAGACGGCGTTCTGATGGTGTTTCACGACGATGACCTCGAGCGGATGACAGGCGCAAGCGGCAGGATCGAGGATTTGACGCTCGCGGAATTGGATTGTCTTAGGCTTGCGGGAACGAAAGAGGGGATTCCAACGTTCGATCAGGTTTTGCAAATTGTAGATGGGAAGGCCCCTCTGCTGATTGAGCTGAAAAATACGGGCCGTGCAGGACAGCTTGAGATTGATGTATACGAGCGGCTAAAATATTACAGAGGGCATTTTGCAATACAGTCGTTTTCGCCTTATTCTGTCCGCTGGTACTATAAAAATGCACCGGAAATCCCGCGCGGACAGCTTTCCGCGACCTTCGAGGAAGGGGCGGAAGCAATTCCGGCATGGCAGCGGTGGGGCCTGCGGCATCTTATCACCAACGCTATGTGCCGTCCTAACTTTATCAATTATGAAAAGAGCGGAGTACGGCAGCACATCGTTAAACGGCTGCGTAAAAACGGAGTATCTGTATTTGCATGGACGGTACGTTCTGAGGAAGAATGGAATTCTGTGCAGCCCTATATTGATTCGCTGGTATTTGAACAGTTTGAGCCAAAAGGCGGACAGCATGCGCAATAA
- a CDS encoding patatin-like phospholipase family protein — protein sequence MAKAGLILEGGGMRGSYTAGVLDAFLDLGIHMEDIIGVSAGAANAISYVSEQHGRNLTIYNTCINRKYLSAWNFFTTGSFFGMKYVFYEVTRNIIPFDYDKFKNSKKKLTVVTTNLADGKPFYKQLSDLNNDTDMKYLCATAAIPMASTIVKVDGFRLMDGGASDSIPIEYSLAKENKKNIIVLTRCAGFQHKKSRMSWFPYVRYPAHREFAHTISNRYRYYNKSIEIAEREEREGNALIIRPSKPIIAGRMEKDPGKLSAQYQIGYDDAMAMKDRLLSFVQGLENVELR from the coding sequence ATGGCAAAAGCAGGCTTGATACTCGAAGGCGGCGGTATGCGCGGCTCCTATACGGCGGGCGTTCTCGATGCGTTCCTTGATCTTGGTATTCATATGGAAGATATTATAGGCGTTTCCGCGGGTGCGGCCAACGCGATCTCTTATGTTTCCGAACAGCATGGACGCAATCTTACTATTTACAATACCTGCATCAACCGTAAATATTTGAGCGCCTGGAATTTTTTTACAACCGGCTCGTTTTTTGGAATGAAATATGTATTTTACGAAGTAACGCGAAATATCATTCCGTTCGACTATGATAAATTTAAAAATTCCAAAAAAAAGCTCACTGTCGTCACAACGAATCTGGCTGATGGAAAGCCGTTTTATAAGCAACTTTCCGACCTTAACAATGATACGGATATGAAATATCTTTGCGCGACGGCCGCGATCCCTATGGCTTCCACTATCGTAAAGGTAGATGGATTCCGGTTGATGGACGGCGGCGCAAGCGATTCCATCCCGATTGAATACTCCCTTGCAAAGGAAAACAAGAAAAACATAATCGTATTGACCCGCTGCGCGGGTTTTCAGCATAAAAAAAGCAGGATGAGTTGGTTTCCTTACGTGCGCTATCCGGCTCACCGGGAATTCGCGCACACGATCTCCAACCGCTATCGTTACTACAACAAGAGCATCGAAATTGCGGAGCGGGAGGAGCGTGAAGGAAATGCGCTCATCATCCGTCCGTCCAAGCCTATTATTGCAGGACGGATGGAAAAAGACCCGGGGAAACTGTCTGCCCAATACCAGATTGGCTACGATGATGCCATGGCAATGAAGGACCGTCTTCTCTCCTTTGTTCAGGGGCTTGAGAACGTAGAGCTGAGATAG